One part of the Pelagicoccus albus genome encodes these proteins:
- a CDS encoding DUF6334 family protein: MNTPEFKTIEAIYGIPCEEMPTRFERAVLVTQEAEFLISCEPEFDEIVITKEERKERTEPPILAGCFRVTWSWILTNQQGYTDGLRIEMKSEEDETYCYEFISIASGIEIHKSEKVRVNQSAHTTPASAPR; encoded by the coding sequence ATGAATACTCCGGAATTCAAGACTATCGAAGCGATCTATGGAATCCCATGCGAAGAGATGCCTACTCGTTTTGAGCGTGCGGTCCTAGTGACTCAAGAGGCGGAGTTTCTCATCAGTTGCGAACCTGAGTTTGACGAGATAGTAATCACAAAAGAAGAAAGAAAGGAACGAACAGAACCACCCATTCTAGCAGGTTGCTTTCGCGTGACTTGGAGTTGGATACTCACGAATCAGCAGGGCTACACTGATGGACTAAGAATTGAAATGAAATCAGAAGAAGATGAAACCTACTGCTATGAGTTCATCTCGATCGCTTCAGGAATCGAAATTCACAAGTCCGAAAAAGTTAGGGTGAACCAGTCAGCCCATACAACTCCAGCCAGCGCTCCGCGCTGA